One Umboniibacter marinipuniceus DNA window includes the following coding sequences:
- the atpA gene encoding F0F1 ATP synthase subunit alpha translates to MQQLNPSEISEIIKKRIDSLDVATEAQNEGTIVSVSDGIVRIHGLQDVMYGEMIEFEGGIYGMALNLERDSVGAVILGSAMSLAEGQRALCTRRILEVPVGTELLGRVVDTLGNAIDGKGPIDAKQTSPVEKVAPGVIAREPVDQPLQTGLKAVDAMVPIGRGQRELIIGDRQIGKSAVAIDAIINQKGTGVKCIYVAIGQKQSSIAAVVRKLEEHGAMDHTIIVAAGAADPAAMQYLAPYAGCAMGEYFRDRGEDALIVYDDLTKQAWAYRQISLLLKRPPGREAYPGDVFYLHSRLLERAARVNADYVEQLTNGEVKGQTGSLTALPIIETQGGDVSAFVPTNVISITDGQIFLETSLFNSGIRPAINPGISVSRVGGAAQTKIVKKLSGGIRTALAQYNELAAFSQFASDLDEATRAQLEHGERVTELMKQNQYSPMSIADMAVSLFAADKGYLKDVPVNKVLAFEAALLSYMGTEHGELMAQINQKGDYNGEIEAQFNAAIEKFKATQTW, encoded by the coding sequence AGCGAAATTATTAAGAAGCGCATCGATAGTCTTGATGTTGCAACAGAAGCCCAAAACGAGGGCACAATTGTCTCGGTATCTGACGGTATCGTACGTATTCACGGTCTACAGGACGTGATGTACGGTGAGATGATTGAATTTGAAGGCGGTATCTACGGTATGGCACTTAACTTGGAGCGTGACTCCGTTGGTGCAGTAATCCTAGGTAGTGCAATGAGCTTGGCCGAAGGCCAGCGAGCTCTTTGTACTCGCCGTATTTTAGAAGTGCCTGTTGGTACCGAGTTGCTTGGTCGTGTTGTTGACACGCTAGGTAATGCTATCGACGGCAAAGGTCCAATCGATGCTAAACAGACATCACCTGTTGAAAAAGTTGCTCCGGGCGTTATTGCACGAGAGCCAGTAGATCAACCTCTACAGACAGGTTTGAAAGCTGTTGATGCCATGGTTCCAATTGGTCGTGGTCAGCGTGAGCTTATCATTGGTGACCGTCAGATTGGTAAATCAGCGGTAGCTATCGATGCGATCATTAACCAAAAAGGAACCGGCGTTAAGTGTATCTACGTTGCGATTGGCCAGAAGCAGTCTTCGATTGCTGCGGTAGTTCGTAAGCTAGAAGAGCACGGCGCTATGGACCACACTATCATCGTAGCAGCGGGTGCTGCGGATCCTGCAGCAATGCAGTATCTTGCGCCATACGCTGGTTGTGCGATGGGTGAGTACTTCCGTGATCGCGGTGAAGATGCTCTGATTGTATATGATGATTTGACTAAGCAGGCTTGGGCCTACCGTCAGATTTCATTGCTATTGAAGCGCCCACCTGGTCGTGAAGCCTACCCTGGTGACGTATTCTACCTTCACTCACGTCTACTTGAGCGTGCAGCTCGTGTAAACGCTGACTACGTAGAGCAGCTCACCAATGGTGAAGTTAAGGGTCAAACGGGATCACTGACAGCACTACCGATTATTGAAACACAGGGTGGTGACGTTTCGGCGTTCGTACCAACCAACGTGATTTCGATTACCGATGGTCAGATCTTCCTTGAGACAAGCTTGTTTAACTCAGGTATTCGTCCTGCAATTAACCCAGGTATCTCGGTATCTCGAGTGGGTGGTGCAGCACAGACCAAGATTGTTAAGAAGCTGTCTGGTGGTATCCGTACCGCTCTAGCACAGTACAACGAACTTGCAGCGTTCTCTCAGTTCGCGTCTGACCTCGATGAGGCGACACGCGCGCAGCTTGAGCACGGTGAGCGAGTTACTGAGCTAATGAAGCAAAACCAGTACTCTCCAATGTCAATTGCAGATATGGCTGTATCGCTATTTGCGGCCGATAAAGGCTACTTGAAAGACGTACCTGTAAACAAGGTATTGGCTTTCGAAGCAGCACTTCTATCGTACATGGGTACTGAGCATGGCGAGCTAATGGCTCAGATCAACCAGAAGGGTGATTACAACGGCG